A segment of the Candidatus Synechococcus calcipolaris G9 genome:
GAGGATTTTAGTTCATTATTATCTCTGAGGCATAAATTAACTGCCCTATGGAAACGTTGGAGTTTATTATTTACCCTGATGGTCGAGTAGTTGAAACAGTCACGGGGATCAGTGGTTCGTCCTGTGCAGAAGTCACGGCTGCCATTGAGGAGCAGTTGGGCTGTGTCATTAGTCAACAACCCACGTCAGAGTATTTTGCGGAAGCTCTTGACGTGGAAGGTCAGCAGTCCATCCCCCAGATTGTTCATAGTCAATGGTAGTTTTTGAGGATTCAAACACCCATGTCACATTTCAGCCAGATCAAAACCCAAATTCGTAGCTTGCCTGCCCTGGAAGCCGCTCTCAATGATTTGGGTCTATCGTGGAAGCCCGGTCCCCAAGAAATTCGTGGTTTTCGGGGTCAAACCGATACGGCCCAAGTGGTGATGCCCCAGGATAATGGCTATGATGTGGGCTTTCGCTGGAATGGTACTGAGTATGAACTGGTGGCGGATCTAGATTTTTGGCAACAGGCCTGGTCAGTGGATCGGTTTATTAATAAAGTCAGTCAACGCTATGCCTACCATGCCGTGGTTCAGTCCGCCAGTGCCCAAGGTTTCCAAGTGAGCGAGGAGCAGCAGCAGGCCGATGGCAGTGTGCGTCTGGTGGTGCAGCGGTGGCGGTAACGGCCTTAAATCAGCCCTCAGGTCAAGAGCCAGAGTTGGGTGGGCATCTGCGTCAAAGCCTATCTCGCTCTGGTTTGGAGCCGGAGTTGGGGGGTATCCGTCGTCAGCGGGGGGTGTATGTCGATGAGATTACCTGCATTGGCTGTAAGCACTGTGCCCACGTGGCCCGTAATACGTTTTACATTGAGCCGAGCTATGGGCGATCGCGGGTAGTTCGCCAGGATGGGGATAGCCAGGAATTGATTCAGGAGGCCATTGATACCTGCCCGGTGGATTGTATTCATTGGGTAGACTATACGGAGCTAAAGCAGCTTGAGCGGGATCGACAGGATCAGGTGGTTCCCCTGGCGGGTTTTCCCATTGATCGAGCCGCAACCCATCGCAAAAAGCGATCTTAGACTTAAAAATCCCAAATTAAAATCCCAGTCTTATTTTCCCCCTAAGCATTTTATCCTTAAGCACCTGTGAGGACGACGTTCCGACCATGCCCCTCCTCCACCTTTCCACCTGGCCAGAAGTTGAAACCTACTTACAAACATCCCAGGGTATTATTTTGCCCATTGGCTCCACGGAACAGCATGGCCCCACCGGTTTGATTGGAACCGATGCCATCTGTGCCGAAGTCGTTGCCAAGGGGGTGGGGGAGGAAACCGGGGCCTTTGTGGCACCGACCCTTAATGTGGGCATGGCGTTACACCACACGGACTTTCCCGGTAGTATCAGTCTCCGGCCAAGTACGTTGATTCTGGTGATTCGGGATTATCTAGTGAGCTTGAGTCGGGCTGGATTTCAGAAGTTCTTTTTTATTAATGGCCATGGCGGGAATATCGCCACGCTGAAAGCGGCATTTGCCGAAACCTATACCACCCTGTTGGACTTAAATATTCCGGGGGGCGATCGCGTCCAATGTCAATTAGCCAATTGGTTTATGGTTCGTTCGGTGATGAAGTTAGCCCATGAGGTCTATGGCGATCGCGAAGGTTCCCATGCCACCCCCAGCGAAGTTGCTTTGACACAGTTTGTCTATCCTGAAGCCATTAAGGAGGCGATCCTAGACCCGGAGGTGAATCAAACCTGTCGCATTTATGGCCCCCAAGATTTCCGCCGTCGCTATCCCGATGGGCGGATGGGATCGGATCCCAGTTTGGCGACCCCAGAGATGGGACAAAAATTTTATCAATTGGCGGTGGAAGAACTCAGCCGCAGCTATGAAACATTTTTAACTCAGGATTAACCCTCTTTTGTCACATTAACTCCTAATGCTATTCGCATGATCAGTGCTCGTTTAGCTACTCGAAGAGAACGTGAAGATTATGAGCAAAATACTTTTTGAGAAGTCACACGATTCAGATGACGAGCTTCTAAACTGAATACCATTTTGATTATGGAAAGAAAAAGTCTAATCGCTTTGCTACTAGCAGTGGGAAGCAAGGGTTAAAAGTTGTGGTTTTAGATGAAGATGTAGCCCAAATTTTTACAACACCAGAATCGGTCAATAAAGTACTAAGGGCCTTAATTGAGTCGATGCCCTGGTTGACTGATAAAAGTTAATAGTGGATAGCTGAATACCTTTTAGGACAGGGTAGTGTCAAAGTTTATTTAAATAACTGAGGAGATCGGCCATTTCTTGGGGTTGGGCTTGAAATTTAGGCATGGGGGGGGTTTGACCACTGGTAATCTGCTGAATTAAATGGAGTTGCGATCGCCGGTCGGAAATTTGAATGAGGCTTGGGCCCACACGCCCTTGGGCATCTACACCATGGCAGCCGGAGCAATTCATTAAAAAAAATTTGTTCTCCCCGCTTGATGTCCCCAGAAATAGATAGCACCGATTGGATATAGGGATCCGCCATGGGCAACCGGATCAGGGTAAAAAAAATCCCTGCGGCTACCACAAACATAAAAAGACTGAGCCAAAGCCAACCCAGTCCCGTTGATTCCTTCGGGATCGCCTGATGTGCCAAGATGTTACTCTTTAGTAAAGTTTAAGTTGAGGATCTTAGGATTTCATCACATATCTTAAACTTTTGCGGCAAGGGATTCAAGGTGTAACAATTCCCAATGTCAACAAAATGTCAACATTTGACTGGCTGGGTGACTCCACCACGACGTTCCAGTTTCGCCCCCAGTTGCCCTAACTTGATTTCTATCGCTTCATAGCCCCGATCTAAATGCTGCAAACCATGGACAATGGTTTCCCCCTTAGCTGCTAGACCCGCCACCACTAGGGCCGCCGTTGCCCGTAGGTCTGTGCCCATGACCGGTGCGCCGGAGAGGAAGGGAACCCCGCGAATAACGGCATGATTCCCCTTGACTCGGATATCTGCCCCCATCCGATTTAGTTCGGGGACGTGGCCAAAGCGATTTTCAAATACCGTTTCACTGACTAAGCTGTTGCCCTTGCTGACGGCTAATAGGCTCATAAATAGGGACTGCATATCTGTGGGGAACCCTGGATAGGGCAAGGTTTCAATGTCACTGCCGGAGTAGGTTTCTGCGGGAATGATTCGCAGGCGTTGGGGCCCTTCGAGTTTAATTTTGGCTCCAATTTCCTCTAGCTTGGCGATCGCTGCGGTCAAGTGGCCAGGAATGATGGGAGCTAGACTAATTTCCGAGTGGGTAATGGCGGCGGCGAGGAGAAAGGTACTGGCTTCAATGCGATCGGGAATAATATCGTACTCGGTTCCGTGGAGGCGATCGACACCAACAATGGTGATGGAGTTGGTTCCGGCACCATAGATTTTGGCCCCCATGGCAATACAGAAGTTAGCTAAATCCACCACTTCTGGTTCCTGGGCGGCATTGTCAATGACCGTTTCCCCGTCTGCCAAGGTTGCGGCCATCATCAGGGTTTCCGTTGCCCCGACACTGGGATAGTCTAGGTAAATTTTTGCGCCTTTGAGTTTTGGGGCATAGGCTTGCACCACGCCATGATCAATGATCACCTCTGCCCCTAGGGCTTGGAGACCGCGCACATGGAGTTCTACTGGCCGCGCTCCAATGGCACATCCCCCCGGTAAGGGAACATTGGCAACCCCTAGGCGGGCTAAGAGAGGGCCAATGGCAAAAAAGCTGGCCCGTAACTGGCTCACTAAGGCGTAGGGAGGATTGGTGGCGTTTAGATCCTGAGCGTTAATTTCAATGCCATCACTCTGTTCTTTTACCGTGACCCCGATCGCCTGTAGGATTTCTGCCATCCGACCAATATCTGCTAGGGCAGGGACATTTCTGAGGTAGCACGTATCATCCGCTAGGAGGGCACCGGCCATTAACACTAAGGCCGAGTTTTTGGCCCCACTTATGCGAACCTCCCCGGCAAGGGAATATCCCCCCTTAATGTGTAACCGAGGCTGATCAACGGGGTACGTACTATCTCCAGAGTTCAACATAGAAAAGCTACCCACAAAGTATAATTTTTAATTTTTCAATTCCCACAGATTCTACCCCATCTTTGCCTAGATTTATGCATCATTTAGGGCCCACTTCAGGGGAAATGCATCGAACGCAGTATAAATTGTCACCGAAAAATTATAGCCCCTAGGAAGATGGTTGAAGATTTGTATCATTGCTGAATCTAGTAAGGAAGGCCGACTTTCGCTATCCAAAGGGGATTTACCTTTGCTTAAACCCAATTTTCTAGTATTAAGCCAGGAATCCGTTCAAACTCCCGTACATTATTTGTGATTAAAATTGAATCCAAACTTAAAGCATGGGCTGCAATCATTAAATCCATTTGACCAATAACCATTCCCCGTCGCTCTAACGCTGTGGAAATCTCCCCATAAACCCTTGCTGCTCCTTGATTCCAATCCATAATTTCCACATGGGATAGAAATGCCTCTAAAACTTGTCGATTTTTCATCACAGCTTGGGATTTGGCAACACCGTGTTCCAACTCCGCAAGGGTAATGACAGAAATACCCATCGTTTCCGCAGCAACCGCTTCAAACTTTTCCAATAACTGGGGCGGACGGTGCTTCATCACATAGATACAGATATTCGTATCGAGGAGAAACACCTAAAATAAGTCCTCTCGCGTTTGAGACGGATCGTTATGTCGAGTCAAGATAAAGTCTGCTGAGGCCAGGGGCACAGTCTCAAAAAAATCTCGCCACGATCGCCGTTTGGGAGACAAAATTACATGATCACCTTCCTTGCGGATATAGACCTCGTTCCCCTCGAAACGAAACTCCCGTGGAAGACGAACCGCCTGACTATTTCCATTCACAAATAACTTTGCTGTCTTCGGTTTAGCCATGCCACGCTGAACTAATAATGTATATTTTTAGTATATACTTCTCTATCCTTTTCTTTGTAGGCGATCGCGAGGACACCTCGAAAAATTGATCGATTTACTGAAAATAGAAGCTAAAACCATTGAGATATTGGATGAGATCGCCCCGGATTTTGAATTAATTGACGTGCCCATTAATTCGACTTCTTGGTATGGAAACCATGATCTACAAAAAAACCGACTGGAGTAGTTCCGTCGGGTTACTTATTAGTTCGACTTCTTGGGATAGAAGCCATATAGCCAACGGGTGGCGTTCCGGGAATGGCTTCCTCAGGTTTCCATTAGTTCGACTTCTTGGGATAGAAGCCATAGATGGATTATCCTATCCTGAACTCAAGCCATTCTTGTTTCCATTAGTTCGACTTCTTGGGATAGAAGCCATGATCCTGAATGGGAGTTTAGGTGCTTATGCGCCCTACAGTTTCCATTAGTTCGACTTCTTGGGATAGAAGCCATCTCACAGGGAAAGATGGGGTAAGCGATCCCCGTAATCCGTTTCCATTAGTTCGACTTCTTGGGATAGAAGCCATCGCAGAAATTGTCGGGCAGTTTTCTGACTTCTGCCAGTTTCCATTAGTTCGACTTCTTGGGATAGAAGCCATTAGTGAGATTGTCCGTAACTATCGGCAAAGTAACCCGTTTCCATTAGTTCGACTTCTTGGGATAGAAGCCATTAGTGAGATTGTCCGTAACTATCGGCAAAGTAACCCGTTTCCATTAGTTCGACTTCTTGGGATAGAAGCCATTTTTCCCGAAAAAGAAATCGCAACCGAATTTTGAGGGTTTCCATTAGTTCGACTTCTTGGGATAGAAGCCATAGGTTGACGAGGACGGCTATCAAGTCCTAATCCTTCGTGTTTCCATTAGTTCGACTTCTTGGGATAGAAGCCATAAATAAACTTTCATATATTGAGACTGATTATGTTAGTTTCCATTAGTTCGACTTCTTGGGATAGAAGCCATTGGATTTTTCTGGAGTTTGTAGTATCCCCAGTTAACCTTGTTTCCATTAGTTCGACTTCTTGGGATAGAAGCCATAGTTATGTATATTAGCACAACTCTGGCCTGGGTTTGAGCCACCCATTTCGAGGGGGTCAGCCGCCACCTCTGAGCAAAAATTTTTATCATGAAAATAAAAACCTGAAACCCAGACCAGCCAAGGGTTCGGCCCCCTTTACCCAATAATGGGGGTTTCCAGCCACAGCGGCAGGGATCCGAAGTGGAAAGCAAACTAACTGTAAACAAACGTTAAATTCGATTAACAAGATGCAACACCTCTAAATTGAAAACCCCATCCGAGACATCGGCTTGACTACACGAATCAAGCTCACTGGATTGAGTGGCTCTAGGCGCGTATAGGGGCCCAGGGGAATAGAGCGACCCAGATTGATCTGGAGGACTTGGGGCTGTTGGTTCATTCCTTGACACCAATCAAGCACACGGCCTTGATGCTCTAGGGTCGTGAACGCCATCACCAGAACTCCCCCAGGGCAAAGCCTTGACCAAGCCTCCGGCAAAATAGCATCCAAATAGCCGCCACTACCTCCCAAAAAGACACGATCCGGGGCGGGTAACTGAGCAAAAACAGCGGGGGCGGTTCCCCGAATGGCCGTAATCGTCTGGATCCGGTGGCGATCGCAGTTTTTACGAATAAGCTGCTCCCCCATCGCCGTTTTTTCAATGGCATAGACCTGAGCATTGGGTAATAATCGCGCAATTTCAATGGATACTGACCCCGTGCCCGCACCAATATCCCAAACAACCGCCACATCCGCTGAGAGGCCTAATTCTGCCAAAATCAACACCCGCACCTCCCGCTTTGTCATCAGACCCGGGCGATCGGGAAAACCATAGAACTCCTGCTCCCCCAAGCCCAACAGAGGCAGTGAGGGGTCTTGTCCATTAGCCGGATCTAAAACTTGGGGCTGGCGCAGCAAAATCAGGATATTCAGAGGACTCAGGGGTTGCAACGGTTCCGAATCCCTTAAGTCGATCATCTCAAGCCGTTCCTTGTCCCCCCCTAGGTTCTCGCATAGCCAAGCCTGATAGGTGACGGGTAAACCCAAGGATTGATACAACCGGGCGATCTCCCCAAGGGATTGGTGGGCATCGGTATAGATGGCAATTTTTTCTGCTCCCCGCTGCAATGTTTGGATCAGTGGCTCCAAGGAACGACCATGGCCACTCAGTACCACCGCATCTTGCCAAGGCACCTTCAGGCGACTAAAGGCCAGTTGTGCCGCACTGTAATGGGGATGGAATGTGAGCCAATCCCTGGGAAAGACCTCCAGGAGAAAACGCCCCAAACCAAAAAAAAGGGGATCGCCACTAGCAAAAATGATCACCAAGGGATCAGGGTGGCTCTGGATATGATCTTTAACTGGATCAACTATCTCGGAGATATCCCCTAATCCCAGGCGAGGAATGGGGCGATCGGGTAAATAACTGAGGGGGCGATCGCTGCCCACCCAAAGGGTTGCCCTAAAAATCAGGTCTTGAATGGTTGCCCCTAGACCCGCCAAACCGTCCAAGCCAATCCCAACCACATGAATAGGTGTCATAAATTTCAATGGCTCAGTTTCAATGGCCCAGTCTAGGCAAAAACAGCATCCGCCCTAAATGGTGATCAACTCATCTTTTCTTGGGCATCTTTTTTGGGGCATCCCCAATACCTGACAGGGTACGTTTACAATTGGGGTGATCTGACTTAATCCTACCCCCTATGATTGCCCAAGTCATGACAGCCTTAGAGCAGGGCGACTACGCCAAAGCCGAGGCCCTGTTACAACCCCTCCCCAAGGATGATCCAATGGTCATCTTCTGTACCGCTCGCCTAGAACTGGCCACGGAAAAATGGGAGGCCGCAGATGCAAATTTTCGCCATGTTCTGCGCCTAAATTGTGGCCCCAAACTGACTCAGGCAGCCCGGCAAGGATTACTGGATATTGAAAAAAATCGTCAAGAAAAACGTCAGGCGGCGATCGACCAAATTAGTCAGGATCCCCATAGCGAGAAACGGGCCGCCTTAGTTCTAGAAGGCGTGCCCAACCAAGACACCAAAACCGAGTTTGCCCGAAAACTAGCCCAGGTTCTCAAACTAGATGCCTACGTGGCCCGACTGTTAATTCCCAGCCGAGGCTGGCGATTATTGCGATTGGGAACCCTCGGCGAACTGCGGGTCTATAGCGAAGAATTAAAATCCGCGGGCATTCCCCTCTTTTGCCTACCCATTGACCCCATCAATCAAATTCAAGTCTTAGAAGTCCGCTATATTCAAGCCCTTCAGCCCAAACCCGAAGTCATCTGCACCTCAACCTTACAGCCCGAACCCTTCTCCTTTGTTTTTACATGGCCAGAAGTCGAACAGCGCGTAGAAGGACTGCTTCCTATTTTTGAAGCCGTCGTCGATCGCAATACACGGGGCAAAATCGTCCATAAAGAACAGGTACAGGATCACGCCCAGTGCTGTGATTTGCACCTGATCAAGAAAAATATTATTTTGCGATTTTATCGGGGAGGCTATCAATTTAATCGCGGCATCGACCTGAGTCCGGCCCAAAATACCCACCCCCAGGGGGCAACACTGCAAATGGATCAAAATACCTCCTGGGCAAACTGGCGACAACTCACGGCCCTATGGAACCATGCCCGGCCCGGCCTCACCACTTGGAATGAATTTACCAGTTTTGCAGAAACCAGCATGGATTTTAAGGAGCCTTTAGGGATGGTTGCGCCGCGCATCAATCTCTTTCGTCAAGAAGATAGTTACTGGGACACGGCCTTTATGGTCTATAGTGGTTTAGCCTTTCTGCGGCAAAAAACACGGCAAACCGCCCTCATTGCCCGCCAAGAGCAGGAACAGAGTCAAAAAACAGAGGATTAAAAACAGAAGATTAATGTGATCTAATTATTAATCTTCGCTTTCTAAAACCACCTTTGCCTCCAGGAGCTTCTGGCGATGCTCATCCGTGACCACCGGATAATGGAGATCCAAGGACTTGAGTTTTTGGTGAATAAAGTGACCCACCATGAGACGGGCAAACCATTTCCGATTAGAGGGAATAATATGCCAAGGGGCCCAAGGGGTACTGGTGTGGCGAAAAATATCTGCGTAGGCTTCCATGTAGTCATCCCAATAGGCGCGATCTCGCACATCATCCACGGAAAACTTCCAGTTCTTTTCAGGGCGATTAATTCGCTCTAAAAATCGTTCCTTTTGTTCATCCTTAGAAATATTCAGGAAAAACTTCAGCAGAAGAATACCATTATCATTCAGGTATTTTTCATAATTGTTGATTTCTTGGAAACGCTGCTTCCATATCCCCTTTCCCTTCGCACTGGGGGGGAGTTGCTGCCGCTGCAAAAACTCTGGATGGACGCGCACAATTAAGACTTCTTCATAGTACGAGCGGTTAAAAATACCAATACAGCCCCGCTCCGGCAACGCCCTGTTGGCCCGCCACAGATAATCATGATCCAATTCTTCACTGGAGGGAGCCTTAAAACTGTAGACCTGGCAACCCTGGGGATTCAATCCCGACATCACATGCTTAATCATGCTGTCCTTGCCACCGGCATCCATGGCTTGAAACTGAATCAGGATCGCATAAATGTTTTGGGCATATAAAATACTTTGGTACTTGGCCAGGTCTTGAATGCCCGCATCTAGCAGTTCTTTGGCTTCAACCTTATCCTTGAGACCGGCGGTATCCCCTGGATCATAATCTTTCCAGGAAAAGGATCCATCCGTGGGGACTAAATAGCGTTTGGGTGAAATCTGGTCAATAAAATCTTTAGGAATCATTATGGTTTTTTCTTAAATCCAGTTAAATGTCTGAGATACAGGCGGCCCATTATAGTCGCCTATCCTAGCTCAGGATCAAAGCAACAACAATGGCAACCCTATATCCAGGGTAATCTTGCACAATCGTTGCAGAAGCCTACATTACCCTCATGTTAATCTGTTAGGGTAAGGTAATTCTTTCTTTTTATAAAAGGTTTTTAATCATGAAAAGTCGCAGTTTTACAGTCATTCTGCATAAAGAAGATGATATGTACATTGCTGAATGTCCAGAGGTGGGGACGGTTGATCAAGGAGAATCGATTGAGCAGGCGATCGCGGGTTTGAGAGAGGCAACGCGGCTCTACCTAGAAGAATTTCCCCTACCGGAAACATCTCCTAGGCTTGTAACTAGCATTGAGGTCAGCTATGCCTAAGATGCCACGGATCTCAAGCAGAGAAGCGATTCGGGCACTTGAGCGCTTAGGATTCGAGCAAGTTCGTCAAACAGGCAGTCATGTTGTGATGAAAAAAGAAACCAAAGAGGGCAAAATTGGCTGCGTTGTCCCCATGCATCATGAATTGAAGGTTGGTACGTTGAGCGGCATTCTTAAGCAAGTGCAAGTCACAGTCGAAGAGTTTATTGAAAATCTGTGAAGCCTAATATGAATTTGTACCGACAAGGAAAAAATTAAGATAAAATTAGCATCTACCTTAATTTTCCCTGGGAATAAGTTTTTCCATCCACTCCGGTACGATCCGCTGAATCCATTGCTCAAGGGCTTTGTAATGCTTTTGGTAGAGAACCCCCAAGTAAATAATGGCAATACCGAGAGCACTCAGGGCAAAGGGAAATAAGAGACTATTGGCAAAGACAACCAGGGCTAATCGAGTCAAGTAGCCAAAAACCCCTAACCCCCCAAAGATCATAAAAATACGCCGCTTCAGTAGAATAGACAGAAACATTAGGATCAGGTTAACCAAGCAATAGAGAAAATGATCCCATTCGGTTTCCGAGGGCATCAGGGGTAAGCTACCCCAAAAGGAGATTAAGCCAAAGAAATAAAGCCAAAACCCATAGTCTCCTTGACTGCGGCGATTTCTAAGATCAACCCAATAGGCGGCAATGATCATGGCAATACCAAACCACATGGACACCAGGAGCCGTTGCTGCCAGATGATTCCTTCCCCTTCGTAGATGAGAGGCACAATATCCATCGCCATAAACCAAAGGGAAAAGGCTAGGGGCGCAACTAAAAACGGAAATCGGACAAAGTGGAGGGCAACCAAACTACTGATGATGGTGGCTAATTCCATAAAGAACCAACCGCCGCGAATCCAGACATAAAAATCGCGGTAGGAGCCGGGATCCCCCACTAGCCAAAATCCCGTCCATCGCTGTAGACCATAGATGGCAAGGGGGGTCATACAAACAGCAATGGTAAATAAAAGGCCACCGGCAATCCGCACATTTTGGGAAAAGTAGAGGGTGCGTCCCGCCATGATAAACAGCAGGGCGTAAATCGTAGCGATGAGAAATAAGCCGCCACCACTAAAGGATTCCCAGGCCAGGCCCATAAACCAGCCCATGGCTGAGATGACAATGAGTGCGCCAAAGTAGTAGGCCACATTTCCGGCACTAAACTGAGGCTGCTGGGCCCGGCGATCGCCCAGGGCTTGCCACAGCGTATCTGCCTGTTCTGCTGAGATAATGCCTTGGTTGGCAGCCCAATCTAAATCATCTTTATAGATTTTCATAGAATTAAATTAGCCGGATGACTCCACACCGTTGTATGTCCACGTAGGATGGCAACAGGTAGATTCTCCGGCAAAAAACAACCTAGGAATTGGCGATATGAACCCCATAGAAAAACTAGGGGGTTAAATACTAGAGACCTTAGCGACCTAATCCACCCAGCAGGTTGGCTAGATTTCCATCCTTCGTCATGGCACTCAGGGCCTTGAGATCAAAGGTGACGGTTTCCGCCGGATAGGACTCTAAAAAGGTGAGTAGACTGAGGCCTTCCGAAGTGCCAGCGGCGGTCAAAAGTGCCCCACTAATGGCATAGGATCCGGCCTTATCCCGACGTACCGTGAGCTTAGAGCCTTGGGTTAACAACTGCTTACCCAACTCGGTATTGAGCAGATTATTGACGGCTACAACACCTAAGGGAAGTTTGACATTCAGGGCTTGAAGTAGCTGCGCCTCTTCCTCTTCAGGAACCATCCGTAGGATTGCCTGTAAATCTCCAGTGGCCACTTGGGTCTCTGCAAATTGTCTGACTTCAGACATGGGAACAGACCGTTGGAAGGCTCCGTAGGTAAGGGAGAGGTAGTCCGCTGCCTTTGCCCCATTACTGGTTAAGACGGCACCACAGGGGATTGCCAGTAGCAGCAGCCAGTTAGATAAACGCTTAAGCATTGTCCGTTAAACTCCAAAACAACCAAAGTAGAATTCTCAAGATGGATCGCATCAATGATGCATCGCTTTGCAGTATAACAGGAGGATTCCAAGTGTCATCCCTGATTTAATATTTCAGGAACATCGTCGTACTTCAAGGGAGTTAACCTGTTCATAAATATGCCCCAAAGAATCGATCGCCACCCCTTGGGCATCAAAGGTTAGGATATCCCCCACGGCACTCATCCAACCAATAATTTTGGCAGGGACTCCCGCCACTAGGGCAAAGCTAGGGACATCTTTAGTGACCACCGCCCCGGCCGCCACAAAGGCGCACTCATGGAGCGTAATTCCACAGACAATTGTGGCATTGGCACCAATACTGGATCCCCGTTTAATCCGAGTCGGGTGGTAGTCGGCACTGGTATTGCGGGGAAATTCACAGCGCGGCGTTTTCACGTTGGTAAAAACCATACTGGGGCCACAAAACACATAGTCTTCCAGGATGACCCCCTCATAGAGGGAAACATTATTTTGAATTTTGCAATGGTTGCCAATCACGACCCGATCGCCGACGAAAACATTCTGACCAATAATGCAGCGATCGCCAATTTTAGCGGTGGCCATCACATGGGAAAAATGCCAAATTTTTGTACCTTCACCAATGGTTGCACCGGCATCAATATAGGCAGATTCATGGGCAAAGTAGTCGGGTTGGGTCATACAAAATTTAATTGAATCTAGTTTTAATTTAACCTACACTCGCTGACAATCATTTAACCTTGATCCAAAAATCTTTACCTTTAACTCAAAAACTGTTGAACTTGGGCCAAAATATCCACGACGGCCACTCCCTGCCAACCATCGGATCGGGGTGGCTGACGACTAGCAAGACAGTCCAGAAAAT
Coding sequences within it:
- a CDS encoding ferredoxin; the protein is MAVTALNQPSGQEPELGGHLRQSLSRSGLEPELGGIRRQRGVYVDEITCIGCKHCAHVARNTFYIEPSYGRSRVVRQDGDSQELIQEAIDTCPVDCIHWVDYTELKQLERDRQDQVVPLAGFPIDRAATHRKKRS
- the vapC gene encoding type II toxin-antitoxin system tRNA(fMet)-specific endonuclease VapC, with the translated sequence MFLLDTNICIYVMKHRPPQLLEKFEAVAAETMGISVITLAELEHGVAKSQAVMKNRQVLEAFLSHVEIMDWNQGAARVYGEISTALERRGMVIGQMDLMIAAHALSLDSILITNNVREFERIPGLILENWV
- a CDS encoding type II toxin-antitoxin system HicA family toxin produces the protein MPKMPRISSREAIRALERLGFEQVRQTGSHVVMKKETKEGKIGCVVPMHHELKVGTLSGILKQVQVTVEEFIENL
- a CDS encoding type II toxin-antitoxin system HicB family antitoxin, producing the protein MKSRSFTVILHKEDDMYIAECPEVGTVDQGESIEQAIAGLREATRLYLEEFPLPETSPRLVTSIEVSYA
- a CDS encoding DUF2997 domain-containing protein produces the protein METLEFIIYPDGRVVETVTGISGSSCAEVTAAIEEQLGCVISQQPTSEYFAEALDVEGQQSIPQIVHSQW
- a CDS encoding DUF1257 domain-containing protein, coding for MSHFSQIKTQIRSLPALEAALNDLGLSWKPGPQEIRGFRGQTDTAQVVMPQDNGYDVGFRWNGTEYELVADLDFWQQAWSVDRFINKVSQRYAYHAVVQSASAQGFQVSEEQQQADGSVRLVVQRWR
- a CDS encoding polyphosphate kinase 2 family protein; translated protein: MIPKDFIDQISPKRYLVPTDGSFSWKDYDPGDTAGLKDKVEAKELLDAGIQDLAKYQSILYAQNIYAILIQFQAMDAGGKDSMIKHVMSGLNPQGCQVYSFKAPSSEELDHDYLWRANRALPERGCIGIFNRSYYEEVLIVRVHPEFLQRQQLPPSAKGKGIWKQRFQEINNYEKYLNDNGILLLKFFLNISKDEQKERFLERINRPEKNWKFSVDDVRDRAYWDDYMEAYADIFRHTSTPWAPWHIIPSNRKWFARLMVGHFIHQKLKSLDLHYPVVTDEHRQKLLEAKVVLESED
- the cbiE gene encoding precorrin-6y C5,15-methyltransferase (decarboxylating) subunit CbiE, with the translated sequence MTPIHVVGIGLDGLAGLGATIQDLIFRATLWVGSDRPLSYLPDRPIPRLGLGDISEIVDPVKDHIQSHPDPLVIIFASGDPLFFGLGRFLLEVFPRDWLTFHPHYSAAQLAFSRLKVPWQDAVVLSGHGRSLEPLIQTLQRGAEKIAIYTDAHQSLGEIARLYQSLGLPVTYQAWLCENLGGDKERLEMIDLRDSEPLQPLSPLNILILLRQPQVLDPANGQDPSLPLLGLGEQEFYGFPDRPGLMTKREVRVLILAELGLSADVAVVWDIGAGTGSVSIEIARLLPNAQVYAIEKTAMGEQLIRKNCDRHRIQTITAIRGTAPAVFAQLPAPDRVFLGGSGGYLDAILPEAWSRLCPGGVLVMAFTTLEHQGRVLDWCQGMNQQPQVLQINLGRSIPLGPYTRLEPLNPVSLIRVVKPMSRMGFSI
- a CDS encoding c-type cytochrome; translated protein: MNCSGCHGVDAQGRVGPSLIQISDRRSQLHLIQQITSGQTPPMPKFQAQPQEMADLLSYLNKL
- the murA gene encoding UDP-N-acetylglucosamine 1-carboxyvinyltransferase is translated as MLNSGDSTYPVDQPRLHIKGGYSLAGEVRISGAKNSALVLMAGALLADDTCYLRNVPALADIGRMAEILQAIGVTVKEQSDGIEINAQDLNATNPPYALVSQLRASFFAIGPLLARLGVANVPLPGGCAIGARPVELHVRGLQALGAEVIIDHGVVQAYAPKLKGAKIYLDYPSVGATETLMMAATLADGETVIDNAAQEPEVVDLANFCIAMGAKIYGAGTNSITIVGVDRLHGTEYDIIPDRIEASTFLLAAAITHSEISLAPIIPGHLTAAIAKLEEIGAKIKLEGPQRLRIIPAETYSGSDIETLPYPGFPTDMQSLFMSLLAVSKGNSLVSETVFENRFGHVPELNRMGADIRVKGNHAVIRGVPFLSGAPVMGTDLRATAALVVAGLAAKGETIVHGLQHLDRGYEAIEIKLGQLGAKLERRGGVTQPVKC
- a CDS encoding antitoxin translates to MAKPKTAKLFVNGNSQAVRLPREFRFEGNEVYIRKEGDHVILSPKRRSWRDFFETVPLASADFILTRHNDPSQTREDLF
- a CDS encoding creatininase family protein — translated: MPLLHLSTWPEVETYLQTSQGIILPIGSTEQHGPTGLIGTDAICAEVVAKGVGEETGAFVAPTLNVGMALHHTDFPGSISLRPSTLILVIRDYLVSLSRAGFQKFFFINGHGGNIATLKAAFAETYTTLLDLNIPGGDRVQCQLANWFMVRSVMKLAHEVYGDREGSHATPSEVALTQFVYPEAIKEAILDPEVNQTCRIYGPQDFRRRYPDGRMGSDPSLATPEMGQKFYQLAVEELSRSYETFLTQD